A single region of the Ptychodera flava strain L36383 chromosome 9, AS_Pfla_20210202, whole genome shotgun sequence genome encodes:
- the LOC139139850 gene encoding sialate:O-sulfotransferase 1-like isoform X1, producing the protein MRMSRLRKADILYIKRRVLLSILVVALSVSIWLPMFAVKMTNHHYREISDGQCNVSLLLPSNRPITALISDECSGGEWMRYLLEMATGVYTGSTEHNKDIFNNGFLGEMEDWNSGTTLLVHKRNQDMEEDNHFDAVVLVIRNPYSVLLCERTREVTGQFTDLASADDIMKRDSETEQDWNEFVTWHVTRWQDTMTSSLTVETSLLVVRYEDLEEDAEREILRIMQFLNTTVDEERLQCLWENVENRNINRFDAPEVMKMYSDELREIVDKNIQSVSAILESIGSDPVKIITH; encoded by the exons AT GAGGATGAGCCGACTTCGGAAGGCAGATATATTGTACATAAAAAGGAGGGTCTTGTTATCTATCTTGGTGGTAGCGTTGTCCGtgtcaatatggctgcctaTGTTCGCTGTGAAAATGACAAATCATCACTACAGAGAAATTTCAG ATGGGCAGTGTAATGTATCTTTACTCCTTCCGAGCAACCGGCCAATCACAGCTTTGATAAGTGACGAGTGTTCTGGCGGTGAGTGGATGAGATATTTATTGGAGATGGCGACTGGTGTTTATACAGGATCAACAGAACACAACAAAGATATATTCAATAACG GATTCCTTGGTGAAATGGAGGACTGGAATTCAGGTACTACGTTACTGGTTCATAAACGTAACCAGGACATGGAGGAAGATAACCACTTTGATGCCGTAGTCTTGGTAATTCGCAATCCTTACTCTGTGCTCCTATGTGAACGGACCAGAGAAGTCACCGGACAGTTCACGGATCTTGCATCAGCTGATGATATCATGAAACGAGACTCGGAGACCGAACAAG ACTGGAATGAGTTTGTGACATGGCATGTGACACGTTGGCAGGACACAATGACGTCATCGCTGACAGTTGAGACATCCCTATTGGTTGTCAGATATGAAGATTTAGAGGAAGACGCGGAAAGGGAAATACTGCGTATCATGCAGTTTCTAAATACAACAGTTGACGAGGAAAGACTACAGTGTTTATGGGAAAACGTTGAAAATAGGAACATTAATAGGTTCGATGCACCTGAGGTGATGAAGATGTATTCGGATGAGCTCCGTGAAATCGTCGACAAGAATATTCAGAGTGTGTCTGCCATCTTAGAATCCATTGGGTCAGATCCGGTCAAAATCATTACTCACtga
- the LOC139139850 gene encoding sialate:O-sulfotransferase 1-like isoform X2: MSRLRKADILYIKRRVLLSILVVALSVSIWLPMFAVKMTNHHYREISDGQCNVSLLLPSNRPITALISDECSGGEWMRYLLEMATGVYTGSTEHNKDIFNNGFLGEMEDWNSGTTLLVHKRNQDMEEDNHFDAVVLVIRNPYSVLLCERTREVTGQFTDLASADDIMKRDSETEQDWNEFVTWHVTRWQDTMTSSLTVETSLLVVRYEDLEEDAEREILRIMQFLNTTVDEERLQCLWENVENRNINRFDAPEVMKMYSDELREIVDKNIQSVSAILESIGSDPVKIITH; this comes from the exons ATGAGCCGACTTCGGAAGGCAGATATATTGTACATAAAAAGGAGGGTCTTGTTATCTATCTTGGTGGTAGCGTTGTCCGtgtcaatatggctgcctaTGTTCGCTGTGAAAATGACAAATCATCACTACAGAGAAATTTCAG ATGGGCAGTGTAATGTATCTTTACTCCTTCCGAGCAACCGGCCAATCACAGCTTTGATAAGTGACGAGTGTTCTGGCGGTGAGTGGATGAGATATTTATTGGAGATGGCGACTGGTGTTTATACAGGATCAACAGAACACAACAAAGATATATTCAATAACG GATTCCTTGGTGAAATGGAGGACTGGAATTCAGGTACTACGTTACTGGTTCATAAACGTAACCAGGACATGGAGGAAGATAACCACTTTGATGCCGTAGTCTTGGTAATTCGCAATCCTTACTCTGTGCTCCTATGTGAACGGACCAGAGAAGTCACCGGACAGTTCACGGATCTTGCATCAGCTGATGATATCATGAAACGAGACTCGGAGACCGAACAAG ACTGGAATGAGTTTGTGACATGGCATGTGACACGTTGGCAGGACACAATGACGTCATCGCTGACAGTTGAGACATCCCTATTGGTTGTCAGATATGAAGATTTAGAGGAAGACGCGGAAAGGGAAATACTGCGTATCATGCAGTTTCTAAATACAACAGTTGACGAGGAAAGACTACAGTGTTTATGGGAAAACGTTGAAAATAGGAACATTAATAGGTTCGATGCACCTGAGGTGATGAAGATGTATTCGGATGAGCTCCGTGAAATCGTCGACAAGAATATTCAGAGTGTGTCTGCCATCTTAGAATCCATTGGGTCAGATCCGGTCAAAATCATTACTCACtga